The following coding sequences are from one Ooceraea biroi isolate clonal line C1 chromosome 5, Obir_v5.4, whole genome shotgun sequence window:
- the LOC105287680 gene encoding transcription elongation factor, mitochondrial, with translation MVLIKLFRTLIKTQKMQIYKHWGSSVVGCKMNSTYNEAIDEDLFSLENKEKILKVINSKNVEDLLQYSITKKRAQTLESHRADSGPYKSLEELLQVKGMNNKCLYKFYKSIIYGKKRSESKKITRGLFLTPKTTGDEHKDVNTVLGIYIGPDMISWLLLNRDCEVLKWSYKSFSQEKDKLKLNLHSLLQMTLPIAAQLPKADRYIMQETNKVGRKFYQANVRECVINAIILSYLTTLNCRFDNSAEFAMNNIFIFRQRTLQKIYGLMVDHEIISTQYVVQKFLQESDKVTKGVEEHLPSVLIRTELRKMYNAQSPIYQEQISWSLLIALAFMELIVHQRTDMIVRNAK, from the exons ATGGTATTGATAAAGTTGTTCAGAACTTTGATTAAAACTCAGAAAATGCAA aTCTACAAGCATTGGGGATCAAGTGTAGTTGGCTGCAAAATGAATAGTACGTATAATGAAGCTATCGATGAGGATTTGTTCTCTTTAGAAAATAAGGAGAAAATACTCAAAGTAATAAATTCCAAAAACGTGGAAGATCTTTTGCA GTATTCCATTACCAAGAAGCGTGCACAGACTTTGGAATCACATCGTGCAGATAGCGGTCCATATAAATCGCTAGAAGAGTTATTGCAAGTAAAGGGTATGAATAACAAGTGCCTGtacaaattttacaaatcGATTATTTATGGCAAGAAACGGTCAGAGTCAAAAAAAATTACGCGTGGTTTGTTCCTAACACCGAAAACTACTGGTGATGAACACAAG GATGTCAACACCGTGTTAGGCATATACATTGGACCAGACATGATAAGTTGGTTGTTATTAAATCGCGATTGCGAAGTGTTAAAGTGGAGCTACAAGTCCTTTTCACAGGAAAAGGATAAATTAAAACTCAACCTTCACTCTTTACTGCAAATg ACCTTACCAATTGCTGCACAATTACCGAAAGCTGATCGATACATTATGCAAGAAACTAATAAAGTAGGCCGGAAATTTTATCAAGCAAATGTGAGGGAGTGTGTAATAAACGCCATCATTCTATCGTACCTAACAACGCTGAATTGTAGATTTGACA acAGCGCAGAGTTTGCGATGAACAACATCTTCATATTTCGTCAGCGTACTTTACAAAAGATCTACGGTCTCATGGTCGACCACGAAATTATATCTACGCAGTATGTAGTGCAAAAGTTTTTGCAAGAGAGTGACAAAGTGACGAAGGGAGTCGAGGAGCACTTGCCGAGCGTGTTGATAAGGACAGAATTGAGAAAGATGTACAACGCACAGAGTCCTATCTATCAAGAGCAAATCAGTTGGTCTTTATTAATAGCGTTAGCTTTCATGGAATTAATTGTACACCAAAGAACCGACATGATCGTTCGCAACGCTAAATAG
- the LOC105287679 gene encoding kinetochore protein NDC80 homolog produces the protein MHPNLAGRRSSTNPVRISMFEREDRNLIRTDRRATATLKGAASIETSHIPRPRFRSSSSDRAGSLGRKSSFIKTAGKSLLRQQTMTPVMPERSLIKHNAALTASSSRLHVPLQMNRSSSADRASSSSAKGPRKDTRPLMDKTYQMMLVNKIDDFFRVNQRSAILNSNGSLKPITLKMFVEVSDYLLKFFDAKHELTIANYVEEIPKCAKKLHYPGTITKSCLKTANTMHSWPHVLGWIGWLVEACQMREIAFDTYTLKTLPFMGTDQEGQSSRAEFLALLECYKLWNDEKHEEEADLLERYLQDVLIQQGITEEDIIQARKELEEDTLKLHMMEEENKEVDEKVEQLKRKLVSLQAKEATQLSNIKAKEEYIKEISAEKKQLNADCKTSNDQLQKGNVEYEKLVSTVKNQPMSKAEKENILKKCSEIQNYMHEFDKHLEEYEKELYTLDIKFASFNNNLNKAILAYNKEVFMHIDNAFDINFDELKLPEKGLLNPKIMDTLEEKAALTKTFTNLLAKQCIETQSLIHSDTLELKKLQEKIKSLPDEDHMKQEKSAISKLKADKKKKKADQIKKIDVLKKEIKDIQDAMPDINKIDLEIEEATEKLEAVNRRKVFLEASAKRFFDELYQILNEHRGEVYDLLAKYKDHT, from the exons ATGCACCCGAATTTGGCCGGACGTCGATCGTCCACTAATCCTGTACGGATATCAATGTTCGAGCGAGAGGACAGGAATTTAATTAGAACTGACCGGCGAGCTACAGCAACGTTGAAGGGAGCTGCGAGCATCGAAACTTCGCACATTCCTCGACCTCGTTTCAGGAGCTCTTCCAGCGATCGAGCGGGATCACTCGGCAGAAAGTCGTCCTTCATAAAAACAGCAG GTAAGAGTCTGCTACGTCAACAGACAATGACTCCAGTCATGCCTGAGAGGTCTTTGATTAAACACAATGCAGCGCTTACAGCGAGCTCGAGTAGGCTTCATGTACCGTTACAAATGAATCGTTCGTCGTCTGCTGATCGTGCCAGCAGCAGTAGTGCTAAAGGGCCCAGAAAGGACACAAGGCCCTTGATGGATAAAACTTATCAGATGATGCTGGTAAATAAGATAGACGATTTCTTCCGTGTAAACCAGCGATCAGCGATACTCAACAGCAATGGCAGCTTGAAACCGATCACTCTAAAGATGTTTGTGGAAGTTTCTGACTATCTGCTGAAATTCTTTGATGCTAAGCACGAGCTTACGATAGCAAATTATGTGGAGGAGATACCAAAATGTGCGAAGAAGCTGCATTATCCTGGTACAATCACCAAGTCATGCCTGAAGACCGCTAACACGATGCACTCATGGCCTCACGTTCTTGGATGGATCGGCTGGCTGGTAGAAGCATGCCAAATGAGAGAAATAGCGTTCGATACCTATACACTAAAAACTTTGCCGTTTATGGGAACTGACCAAGAAGGTCAGAGCTCTAGAGCAGAGTTTCTAGCACTGTTGGAGTGCTATAAACTTTGGAATGACGAAAAACATGAGGAGGAAGCAGATTTGCTGGAAAGATATCTGCAGGATGTTTTAATACAACAGGGAATCACTGAGGAGGATATAATTCAAGCACGTAAAGAGCTAGAGGAGGACACATTAAAGTTACACATGatggaagaagaaaataaagaagttgACGAGAAAGTCGAACAATTAAAAAGGAAACTGGTGTCTCTGCAAGCCAAAGAAGCCACGCAGTTGAGCAACATCAAGGCCAAGGAAGAGTACATAAAAGAGATCTCTGCTGAGAAGAAACAGTTAAATGCAGACTGCAAAACTTCAAACGATCAACTTCAAAAAGGTAATGTAGAATACGAAAAGTTAGTCTCGACCGTGAAGAATCAACCCATGTCAAAGGCTGAGAAGGAGAACATCTTAAAAAAGTGCTCGGAAATTCAAAACTATATGCATGAATTTGACAAGCATTTGGAGGAGTATGAAAAAGAATTGTACACTTTAGATATCAAATTCGCGTCCTtcaataataatcttaataaaGCGATATTGGCATACAACAAGGAGGTCTTCATGCACATTGATAACGCCTTTGATATAAACTTTGACGAATTGAAGCTCCCAGAGAAAGGATTGTTGAATCCAAAGATAATGGATACACTGGAAGAAAAAGCTGCTCTAACGAAAACGTTTACAAATCTATTAGCGAAACAGTGTATCGAGACACAGTCTCTCATTCATTCTGACACATTGGAACTGAAGAAGCTGCAAGAAAAGATCAAATCACTGCCAGATGAAGATCACATGAAACAAGAGAAGTCTGCCATCAGTAAGCTGAAGGCagacaagaagaaaaagaaggcaGATCAGATAAAGAAGATAGATGTTTTGAAAAAGGAGATTAAAGATATACAGGATGCAATGCCAGATATCAATAAGATCGATCTCGAGATAGAAGAGGCTACCGAAAAATTGGAGGCGGTCAATAGAAGGAAAGTATTTCTGGAGGCGTCCGCCAAACGGTTCTTCGACGAGTTGTATCAAATTCTCAATGAGCACAGAGGCGAGGTTTATGATCTCTTGGCAAAATACAAGGATCATACATAA
- the LOC105287678 gene encoding E3 ubiquitin-protein ligase MSL2 isoform X3: MNATSLYVSTCRLVLQADAEDPNSWTDLYRLVPYLRQSLSCTVCSNLLIEPHTPTETNCQHHVCRGCRGGRKKLKPSCGWCKDYDKYVENVQLRILLQCYKKLCEYLTSTGIYRTLLLAVTSASGATTNGAPSTVGASSLMELIQEGAGFKDEFKSNAGLSKSAYSILPCVYTSTTSTQTQANSVQTTEAMSQSIPAESPTIRTVSNGSSIYSVMYAGSGNKITIKRKAAATEDTDTGQQEMDGSQHGSVGGSSGSFKKPRSSSARSKRKGCRCGNATAIPGKLTCCGQRCPCYVESKPCVECKCRGCRNPHTADGLKIRPHIPELHNLQLQLSTSLDCDTLSGDPLGSVSQCLSTSPTTIQVLNVYSTPRLDIDNVPQNLPAALLVGEDAMVSTESEAEDSDIQIDV; this comes from the exons ATGAACGCAACGAGCCTGTACGTCTCGACGTGCCGGCTGGTGCTGCAGGCAGACGCCGAGGACCCGAACTCCTGGACGGACCTTTACAGGCTGGTGCCGTATCTGCGACAGAGCCTGAGCTGCACCGTGTGCTCGAACCTGCTGATCGAGCCGCACACGCCGACCGAGACCAACTGTCAGCATCACGTGTGCCGCGGCTGTCGCGGCGGCCGCAAGAAGCTCAAGCCGTCGTGCGGCTGGTGCAAGGACTATGACAAGTACGTGGAGAACGTGCAGCTACGGATACTGCTGCAGTGCTACAAGAAGCTATGCGAGTACCTGACCAGCACCGGCATCTACCGCACTCTGCTGCTCGCTGTAACGTCCGCCAGCGGTGCCACCACCAACGGCGCGCCGTCCACCGTCGGCGCCAGCAGCCTCATGGAACTGATTCAGGAAGGCGCGGGATTCAAGGATGAGTTCAAGAGCAACGCAGGTCTGTCCAAGTCTGCCTATAGCATCCTACCGTGTGTCTACACCAGTACCACGTCCACGCAGACCCAGGCAAACAGCGTTCAAACCACCGAGGCAATGTCACAGAGCATACCTG CAGAATCACCGACGATTCGCACGGTATCGAACGGCTCCTCCATATACTCGGTGATGTACGCTGGGTCCGGCAACAAGATTACGATAAAACGGAAGGCGGCCGCTACGGAGGACACGGATACGGGGCAGCAGGAGATGGATGGAAGTCAACATGGCTCTGTAGGAGGG TCCTCGGGCAGTTTTAAAAAGCCGAGATCCAGTTCCGCGAGAAGTAAAAGGAAAGGCTGTAGGTGCGGCAACGCCACCGCGATACCCGGAAAGCTCACCTGCTGCGGTCAGAGGTGTCCTTGTTACGTCGAAAGTAAACCCTGCGTAGAGTGTAAATGTCGAGGTTGCAGAAATCCTCACACGGCAGATGGATTAAAG ATCCGTCCACACATACCTGAACTTCACAATTTACAATTGCAACTGTCCACGTCGTTGGATTGTGATACACTAAGCGGGGATCCTCTGGGATCCGTGTCACAGTGTCTCTCGACGTCCCCTACAACGATACAGGTCTTGAATGTGTACTCTACTCCGCGATTGGACATTGACAACGTACCGCAGAATTTGCCTGCTGCTTTGTTAGTCGGAGAAGACGCTATGGTCAGTACGGAGAGTGAAGCGGAAGACAGCGACATACAGATCGACGTGTGA
- the LOC105287678 gene encoding E3 ubiquitin-protein ligase MSL2 isoform X1, whose translation MNATSLYVSTCRLVLQADAEDPNSWTDLYRLVPYLRQSLSCTVCSNLLIEPHTPTETNCQHHVCRGCRGGRKKLKPSCGWCKDYDKYVENVQLRILLQCYKKLCEYLTSTGIYRTLLLAVTSASGATTNGAPSTVGASSLMELIQEGAGFKDEFKSNAGLSKSAYSILPCVYTSTTSTQTQANSVQTTEAMSQSIPAESPTIRTVSNGSSIYSVMYAGSGNKITIKRKAAATEDTDTGQQEMDGSQHGSVGGVKCIPSSHLKYGTPSEKKSSKSSKSSGSFKKPRSSSARSKRKGCRCGNATAIPGKLTCCGQRCPCYVESKPCVECKCRGCRNPHTADGLKIRPHIPELHNLQLQLSTSLDCDTLSGDPLGSVSQCLSTSPTTIQVLNVYSTPRLDIDNVPQNLPAALLVGEDAMVSTESEAEDSDIQIDV comes from the exons ATGAACGCAACGAGCCTGTACGTCTCGACGTGCCGGCTGGTGCTGCAGGCAGACGCCGAGGACCCGAACTCCTGGACGGACCTTTACAGGCTGGTGCCGTATCTGCGACAGAGCCTGAGCTGCACCGTGTGCTCGAACCTGCTGATCGAGCCGCACACGCCGACCGAGACCAACTGTCAGCATCACGTGTGCCGCGGCTGTCGCGGCGGCCGCAAGAAGCTCAAGCCGTCGTGCGGCTGGTGCAAGGACTATGACAAGTACGTGGAGAACGTGCAGCTACGGATACTGCTGCAGTGCTACAAGAAGCTATGCGAGTACCTGACCAGCACCGGCATCTACCGCACTCTGCTGCTCGCTGTAACGTCCGCCAGCGGTGCCACCACCAACGGCGCGCCGTCCACCGTCGGCGCCAGCAGCCTCATGGAACTGATTCAGGAAGGCGCGGGATTCAAGGATGAGTTCAAGAGCAACGCAGGTCTGTCCAAGTCTGCCTATAGCATCCTACCGTGTGTCTACACCAGTACCACGTCCACGCAGACCCAGGCAAACAGCGTTCAAACCACCGAGGCAATGTCACAGAGCATACCTG CAGAATCACCGACGATTCGCACGGTATCGAACGGCTCCTCCATATACTCGGTGATGTACGCTGGGTCCGGCAACAAGATTACGATAAAACGGAAGGCGGCCGCTACGGAGGACACGGATACGGGGCAGCAGGAGATGGATGGAAGTCAACATGGCTCTGTAGGAGGGGTAAAATGCATTCCGTCTTCCCACCTTAAATATGGGACCCCTTCTGAGAAAAAATCTTCAAAGAGCAGCAAA TCCTCGGGCAGTTTTAAAAAGCCGAGATCCAGTTCCGCGAGAAGTAAAAGGAAAGGCTGTAGGTGCGGCAACGCCACCGCGATACCCGGAAAGCTCACCTGCTGCGGTCAGAGGTGTCCTTGTTACGTCGAAAGTAAACCCTGCGTAGAGTGTAAATGTCGAGGTTGCAGAAATCCTCACACGGCAGATGGATTAAAG ATCCGTCCACACATACCTGAACTTCACAATTTACAATTGCAACTGTCCACGTCGTTGGATTGTGATACACTAAGCGGGGATCCTCTGGGATCCGTGTCACAGTGTCTCTCGACGTCCCCTACAACGATACAGGTCTTGAATGTGTACTCTACTCCGCGATTGGACATTGACAACGTACCGCAGAATTTGCCTGCTGCTTTGTTAGTCGGAGAAGACGCTATGGTCAGTACGGAGAGTGAAGCGGAAGACAGCGACATACAGATCGACGTGTGA
- the LOC105287678 gene encoding E3 ubiquitin-protein ligase MSL2 isoform X2: MNATSLYVSTCRLVLQADAEDPNSWTDLYRLVPYLRQSLSCTVCSNLLIEPHTPTETNCQHHVCRGCRGGRKKLKPSCGWCKDYDKYVENVQLRILLQCYKKLCEYLTSTGIYRTLLLAVTSASGATTNGAPSTVGASSLMELIQEGAGFKDEFKSNAGLSKSAYSILPCVYTSTTSTQTQANSVQTTEAMSQSIPESPTIRTVSNGSSIYSVMYAGSGNKITIKRKAAATEDTDTGQQEMDGSQHGSVGGVKCIPSSHLKYGTPSEKKSSKSSKSSGSFKKPRSSSARSKRKGCRCGNATAIPGKLTCCGQRCPCYVESKPCVECKCRGCRNPHTADGLKIRPHIPELHNLQLQLSTSLDCDTLSGDPLGSVSQCLSTSPTTIQVLNVYSTPRLDIDNVPQNLPAALLVGEDAMVSTESEAEDSDIQIDV; encoded by the exons ATGAACGCAACGAGCCTGTACGTCTCGACGTGCCGGCTGGTGCTGCAGGCAGACGCCGAGGACCCGAACTCCTGGACGGACCTTTACAGGCTGGTGCCGTATCTGCGACAGAGCCTGAGCTGCACCGTGTGCTCGAACCTGCTGATCGAGCCGCACACGCCGACCGAGACCAACTGTCAGCATCACGTGTGCCGCGGCTGTCGCGGCGGCCGCAAGAAGCTCAAGCCGTCGTGCGGCTGGTGCAAGGACTATGACAAGTACGTGGAGAACGTGCAGCTACGGATACTGCTGCAGTGCTACAAGAAGCTATGCGAGTACCTGACCAGCACCGGCATCTACCGCACTCTGCTGCTCGCTGTAACGTCCGCCAGCGGTGCCACCACCAACGGCGCGCCGTCCACCGTCGGCGCCAGCAGCCTCATGGAACTGATTCAGGAAGGCGCGGGATTCAAGGATGAGTTCAAGAGCAACGCAGGTCTGTCCAAGTCTGCCTATAGCATCCTACCGTGTGTCTACACCAGTACCACGTCCACGCAGACCCAGGCAAACAGCGTTCAAACCACCGAGGCAATGTCACAGAGCATACCTG AATCACCGACGATTCGCACGGTATCGAACGGCTCCTCCATATACTCGGTGATGTACGCTGGGTCCGGCAACAAGATTACGATAAAACGGAAGGCGGCCGCTACGGAGGACACGGATACGGGGCAGCAGGAGATGGATGGAAGTCAACATGGCTCTGTAGGAGGGGTAAAATGCATTCCGTCTTCCCACCTTAAATATGGGACCCCTTCTGAGAAAAAATCTTCAAAGAGCAGCAAA TCCTCGGGCAGTTTTAAAAAGCCGAGATCCAGTTCCGCGAGAAGTAAAAGGAAAGGCTGTAGGTGCGGCAACGCCACCGCGATACCCGGAAAGCTCACCTGCTGCGGTCAGAGGTGTCCTTGTTACGTCGAAAGTAAACCCTGCGTAGAGTGTAAATGTCGAGGTTGCAGAAATCCTCACACGGCAGATGGATTAAAG ATCCGTCCACACATACCTGAACTTCACAATTTACAATTGCAACTGTCCACGTCGTTGGATTGTGATACACTAAGCGGGGATCCTCTGGGATCCGTGTCACAGTGTCTCTCGACGTCCCCTACAACGATACAGGTCTTGAATGTGTACTCTACTCCGCGATTGGACATTGACAACGTACCGCAGAATTTGCCTGCTGCTTTGTTAGTCGGAGAAGACGCTATGGTCAGTACGGAGAGTGAAGCGGAAGACAGCGACATACAGATCGACGTGTGA
- the LOC105287678 gene encoding E3 ubiquitin-protein ligase MSL2 isoform X4 gives MNATSLYVSTCRLVLQADAEDPNSWTDLYRLVPYLRQSLSCTVCSNLLIEPHTPTETNCQHHVCRGCRGGRKKLKPSCGWCKDYDKYVENVQLRILLQCYKKLCEYLTSTGIYRTLLLAVTSASGATTNGAPSTVGASSLMELIQEGAGFKDEFKSNAGLSKSAYSILPCVYTSTTSTQTQANSVQTTEAMSQSIPESPTIRTVSNGSSIYSVMYAGSGNKITIKRKAAATEDTDTGQQEMDGSQHGSVGGSSGSFKKPRSSSARSKRKGCRCGNATAIPGKLTCCGQRCPCYVESKPCVECKCRGCRNPHTADGLKIRPHIPELHNLQLQLSTSLDCDTLSGDPLGSVSQCLSTSPTTIQVLNVYSTPRLDIDNVPQNLPAALLVGEDAMVSTESEAEDSDIQIDV, from the exons ATGAACGCAACGAGCCTGTACGTCTCGACGTGCCGGCTGGTGCTGCAGGCAGACGCCGAGGACCCGAACTCCTGGACGGACCTTTACAGGCTGGTGCCGTATCTGCGACAGAGCCTGAGCTGCACCGTGTGCTCGAACCTGCTGATCGAGCCGCACACGCCGACCGAGACCAACTGTCAGCATCACGTGTGCCGCGGCTGTCGCGGCGGCCGCAAGAAGCTCAAGCCGTCGTGCGGCTGGTGCAAGGACTATGACAAGTACGTGGAGAACGTGCAGCTACGGATACTGCTGCAGTGCTACAAGAAGCTATGCGAGTACCTGACCAGCACCGGCATCTACCGCACTCTGCTGCTCGCTGTAACGTCCGCCAGCGGTGCCACCACCAACGGCGCGCCGTCCACCGTCGGCGCCAGCAGCCTCATGGAACTGATTCAGGAAGGCGCGGGATTCAAGGATGAGTTCAAGAGCAACGCAGGTCTGTCCAAGTCTGCCTATAGCATCCTACCGTGTGTCTACACCAGTACCACGTCCACGCAGACCCAGGCAAACAGCGTTCAAACCACCGAGGCAATGTCACAGAGCATACCTG AATCACCGACGATTCGCACGGTATCGAACGGCTCCTCCATATACTCGGTGATGTACGCTGGGTCCGGCAACAAGATTACGATAAAACGGAAGGCGGCCGCTACGGAGGACACGGATACGGGGCAGCAGGAGATGGATGGAAGTCAACATGGCTCTGTAGGAGGG TCCTCGGGCAGTTTTAAAAAGCCGAGATCCAGTTCCGCGAGAAGTAAAAGGAAAGGCTGTAGGTGCGGCAACGCCACCGCGATACCCGGAAAGCTCACCTGCTGCGGTCAGAGGTGTCCTTGTTACGTCGAAAGTAAACCCTGCGTAGAGTGTAAATGTCGAGGTTGCAGAAATCCTCACACGGCAGATGGATTAAAG ATCCGTCCACACATACCTGAACTTCACAATTTACAATTGCAACTGTCCACGTCGTTGGATTGTGATACACTAAGCGGGGATCCTCTGGGATCCGTGTCACAGTGTCTCTCGACGTCCCCTACAACGATACAGGTCTTGAATGTGTACTCTACTCCGCGATTGGACATTGACAACGTACCGCAGAATTTGCCTGCTGCTTTGTTAGTCGGAGAAGACGCTATGGTCAGTACGGAGAGTGAAGCGGAAGACAGCGACATACAGATCGACGTGTGA
- the LOC105287676 gene encoding laccase-4, whose product MIQRMVIRNLLLVLLCVYKSRSETIITAYNDEFGLTPIDPEIADEVDWGRHACRRMCEDDETPLNCYYTFKLESYHAMSKACYDCPFNITDCFRPHCIPADGIKRSLLVINRQMPGLPIEVCQGDRIIVDMINSLHAESTTMHWHGQHHLNSPYMDGVPYVSQCPIPPGATFRYNYVATEVGTHFWHSHIGFQRGDGVFGPLIVRAPPKSNWHKDLYDFDEYTVVVADWVHEIGLTKFLAHHHADGDNKAPNVLINGLGRFIALEGDNETLANMPLTTFVVKPNSRYRFRLINAEFLNCPIEVSVDNHTLLVISSDGRDIEPVQAESLVSYAGERFDFVIEANQPVDNYWMRFRGLMDCDERFLSAHQVAILRYEGAPEEEPTAEVTYKRVRNDSYGLQVNALNEGTESHNSISMPLLNAMDDDDASNTREPDYQFYVSYDFYKKDNPHFHRKNLYGFHQVKDTKQRLLTPQLNHISMKLPAFPLLIERDLIEPTQFCNSSTVVGCEDDYCACTHVLQVKTNSVVELVLVDEGVPYDANHPFHLHGYLFRVVAMKRIGNTTTVDEVKKLDRQGLIRRKLARAPLKDTVTVPDGGYTIVRFYADNPGYWLFHCHIEFHAEIGMSLIFKVGEHEEMLPVPRNFPRCGDWKPTNGQEESNSETSIISTTERAASKNESVSDEMDGRFLRYLMYLELFVKQLQSSSASSLSVTWLLLVTCLLISVIRIHFESLCT is encoded by the exons ATGATACA GAGAATGGTAATCCGGAACTTGTTACTCGTCCTACTGTGCGTTTACAAAAGTCGATCAG AGACGATAATAACGGCATATAATGATGAGTTTGGCCTGACGCCGATCGACCCAGAGATCGCCGACGAAGTCGATTGGGGACGACACGCGTGTCGACGTATGTGCGAAGATGACGAGACGCCTTTAAACTGCTATTACACCTTTAAGTTGGAGTCTTATCATGCAATGAGCAAAGCATGCTACGACTGTCCGTTCAACATTACGGACTGCTTTCGGCCGCATTGTATTCCAGCGGATGGCATAAAGCGGTCTCTTTTAGTCATAAACCGGCAGATGCCCGGACTGCCAATCGAG GTATGCCAGGGTGACAGGATAATAGTCGATATGATCAACTCGTTGCACGCGGAGAGTACCACGATGCATTGGCACGGGCAACATCATCTCAACTCGCCGTACATGGATGGCGTACCCTATGTATCGCAATGTCCGATCCCTCCCGGAGCGACCTTCCGATATAATTACGTCGCCACCGAAGTGGGCACGCATTTTTGGCATTCTCACATAG GATTTCAAAGGGGCGATGGCGTGTTCGGGCCGTTGATCGTTCGTGCACCGCCCAAAAGTAATTGGCATAAAGATCTTTACGATTTTGACGAGTACACGGTGGTAGTGGCCGATTGGGTTCACGAGATCGGTCTCACCAAGTTCCTGGCGCATCATCACGCGGACGGTGACAACAAAGCACCGAACGTGCTGATAAACGGTTTGGGTCGCTTCATCGCTCTCGAGGGTGACAACGAGACACTGGCCAACATGCCTCTCACGACGTTCGTCGTAAAACCG AACTCCCGGTACAGATTCAGGCTTATCAACGCGGAGTTTCTGAACTGTCCTATAGAAGTTTCCGTGGACAATCACACGTTGCTCGTGATCAGTTCGGACGGACGTGATATCGAACCGGTACAAG CCGAGTCCCTGGTGAGTTACGCCGGCGAGAGATTCGATTTCGTAATAGAGGCAAACCAGCCGGTAGATAACTACTGGATGAGATTTCGCGGACTGATGGACTGCGACGAGAGATTTCTGAGCGCTCATCAGGTCGCGATACTGCGGTACGAGGGCGCGCCCGAGGAAGAACCGACGGCGGAAGTTACGTATAAACGTGTGCGAAACGATTCTTACGGATTG CAAGTAAACGCTCTGAACGAGGGAACAGAATCGCATAATAGCATCAGCATGCCGCTGCTGAATGCgatggacgacgacgatgcttCCAACACCAGAGAGCCGGATTATCAATTTTACGTGTCGTATGACTTTTACAAGAAAGATAACCCACATTTTCACCGCAAAAATCTGTACGGCTTCCACCaag TGAAGGACACGAAACAGCGATTGCTCACACCACAACTGAACCACATATCGATGAAGCTGCCAGCCTTTCCGCTTCTGATTGAGAGAGATCTAATCGAGCCGACTCAATTTTGTAACTCGAGTACAGTCGTAGGATGCGAGGATGATTATTGTGCTTGCACACACGTACTGCAGGTGAAAACTAACAGCGTAGTGGAACTGGTTCTGGTCGATGAAG GTGTGCCATACGACGCAAATCATCCGTTTCACCTTCATGGTTATCTGTTCCGCGTGGTGGCCATGAAGAGGATAGGGAACACCACCACCGTTGACGAAGTGAAGAAACTGGACAGGCAAGGTTTAATACGCAGGAAACTCGCGCGGGCACCTCTGAAAGACACGGTGACCGTGCCTGACGGTGGTTACACGATCGTGCGATTCTACGCAGATAATCCAG ggTATTGGCTGTTCCACTGCCACATCGAGTTTCACGCAGAAATAGGAATGTCGCTGATCTTCAAGGTGGGCGAGCACGAGGAAATGCTGCCCGTGCCGCGTAACTTTCCCAGATGCGGCGACTGGAAACCAACGAACGGTCAGGAAGAGAGCAACTCGGAGACCAGCATAATTTCAACGACCGAAAGAGCGGCATCGAAAAACGAGAGTGTTTCGGACGAGATGGATGGGCGATTTCTCCGATATTTGATGTATCTCGAGCTGTTTGTGAAGCAACTGCAATCATCCTCGGCATCCAGTTTGAGCGTAACGTGGTTGCTCCTTGTCACGTGTCTCTTGATCTCTGTGATTCGCATACACTTTGAGTCATTATGCACGTAG